TCTCCTTCACCACATCGCCCTTCCCCTGCTTCCACGGGGAGGCCGCCACGCTGTGCTGGGTAGTCTTCGTGGGCCACAGGCAGAAACCGTCATGGTGCTTGCAGGTCAGCACCACTCCCTTGAACCCGGCATCCGCCAGCGTTTTGACGAGGTCGTCCGCATCAAAATCGGAAGGGTTGAACAGCTCCGGCTTCTCGTCGCCATAACCCCATTCCTTCCCGGTAAAGGTATTGATGGTGAAATGGATGAAGGCATACATCTCCATATCGTGCCATGCCAGTTGAGCCGGAGAAGGAACAGGCTTCAACGGGGGAACCCCATTCTTCACTTCCGCTTCCGCCAACCCGGCGGCCAGCATGCAGGTTCCCAGAAGGGCCGGGGCCAATTGATTCAATCTTCTCATCAAATGCATAACTAACGTTCGGAACTATGTACGCTCCGGGCATCCCGTTCTTTCAGACAACTCTACGAGTTAAAGCCGTACCGCCCGCTGAAGATGGCCTGTTTCCCGCAATCGCGGGAGAAACGGGGCGCCTGCGCTTTTTTCCTTTTCCGCCCATCAGGGATTATGGAGCAATCAATATATTGAACACGTATCCGGACAGAATGATAAACGCCGTCACTGTTCCGAAGAAAATCCAGATCAGCTTCCAGGTCATCACCTTCTTCAGAAGGGCCGCCTCCGGCACGGAAAGCCCTACCGTCGCCATCATGAACGCTATCGCCGTGCCGATCGGAACGCCTTTCGCCACAAACACCTGGATCACCGGAACTATCGCCGCCGCATTCGCATACATCGGAACCGCGCAAATTACCGCAACCGGCACCGCCCACCAATGCTCCCGGCTCATGGACGCTTCAAAAAATCCCTCCGGCACATAGCCGTGCACCGCCGCTCCCATAGCGATGCCGATCACCACATACAGCGCCACTCCCTTTACGATTTCCCACGCATCATGCATGATGACGGCCCATCTCTTCCGGAACGGCGTCCCCTTCCGCTCCCACGCGCCGCTTTCCTCCCCGGACTGGACAAGCAGCCCCCGTATCCAGGGGGACAGATAGCGTTCCAGCCTGAACCTCTCCAGCACAGCCCCTCCCATCATCCCCAGCAAAATGCCGGAGACCGCATAAATCACCGTGATCTTGACCCCGAACGCCCCCAGGAACAGGGCGATGGCAACCTCATTCACCAGAGGCGATGTGATCAGGAAGGCAAACGTCACGCCCAGCGGAATCCCTCCTTTCACAAAGCCGATAAACAGGGGAATGGAGGAACATGAACAGAACGGCGTGACCGCCCCGAACAGGGCGGCGAAAAAATACTGAAACCCGTAGAGCTTCTTTGTCGTCAAAAACACGCGGATGCGTTCCACCGGGAAATAGGCGTTCACCACGCCCATGAAAAGACTGATCGCGTACAGCAGGAAGAGGATCTTCACCGTGTCGTACACGAAGAAGTTGACCGCCTCCCCCAGACGGGTATGGGGTGTGAACTCCAACACCCCGTAAACCAGCCAGTCAGCAAAATCCTGAATCATAACCGGGAAGAATTCTCCTACCGCTCTGCGGAAACAGACGGGCGGGGAGGTTCCCCGCCCCCGGAACGTTCCCGGTGATTCATCATCTTAACCACCGCCAGCAGAATGAGCAGCGCCGCAGCCCAGACGGCAGCCCTTTTCCATCCGCCCTTTCGCTTGAAGGAAGCGCTGCCGCAGCAGCCCCCTCCTCCGCACCCGCAGGAACCTGCCTCCGGATGGGGAAGATTCCCCTTTACTGCCCTTGAATCCTCCGGCCTTCCGCTACAGCAACCCTTCTCCGGAGAATCCGCTTGAAGCGCTTTTTGGAGCATCCTCCTGATTTCATCCCGGGAGGGTACCGTGCCGGAAACAAGAATCCTGCCGTCCACCTCAAGAGCCGGGGTTTCCAGCACTCCGGCGGCGGCAAGTTGCGCGGCATCCGTCACCTTTTCCGGAAGCGGTTCCAGACAGAGTTCCCGCATGACCTGCTCCGTCACCTGCGCCAATGCCGTACATTTGGCGCACCCCGGTCCGTAAATTACTATCCTCTTCATGTAATTATTGATTTATATTTTTAAGAATATCAAAATGTATGAATAAAAAATACTGAACAAACTGAATACCAATACCGTTACCCCTTTAACGCCGGGCTTTCCTGCAAACACGACAGCACGCTGCTGAGGCAGGGGCAGCACAGGGAATAATACACATTTTTCCCCCGCTGCTCACAGGACACTATCCGGCTGTTCTTCAACACGTTCAAATGGCTGGAAACGGTAGACATGTCACGTCCGGAATCCTTCTGCAGTTCGCAGACGCAGCGTTCTCCATCCAGAAGCATCTCCACAATCATGAGGCGCACGGGATGCCCCAGCGCCTTGAAAACACCGGCAAGAGGTTCCAGCTCCTTGACGGAGTGAACCGGACGGGATGAAGAGGTGCAGGAGCAATCGGACATAAGCAATGGATTTATTATTTTTAAAATCGTAAAAATGTCAATCTGTTTTCCCGCCACGGCCATGGCACACCGCGCAGGCACGGAGCCATGCGGCAGCCGCTTGAAACCACCCCCCATGCTGGACACGGCAATTCCCTTCCGATATGCTCGTTTACACACCTTTACCGCCATGCTGTACATCGGATGCCACCTCTCCTCCGCAAAAGGTTACGAAGCCATGGGCAGGGTTGCCCTTTCCATCGGCGCCAACACCTTCCAGTTCTTTTCCCGCAACCCGCGCGGAAGCAAGGCCAAGGCCATTGACGAACCGGACATTGCCCGTTTTCTGAAGCTGGCGGAAGACAACGGCTTCAGCACGCTGCTGGCGCACGCCCCTTATACGCTGAACCCCTGCTCCGCTGACCCCAAAGTCACCCGCTTTGCGGCCCAGGTGCTGAGGGAAGACCTGGAGCTCATGGAGCATCTGCCGGGCAACCTTTACAACTTCCATCCCGGCAGCCACGTGGGACAGGGAGTGGAAAAAGGCATTGAACTGGTGGCGGACCAACTGAACGGCGTGCTTGCTCCGGACCAAAAAACCACCGTTCTGCTGGAAACCATGTCCGGCAAGGGAAGCGAGCTCGGCAAGACCTTTGAAGAACTGGCCGCCATCATTGAGCGCGTGGACCTGAAAGAAAAGCTGGGCGTCTGCCTGGACACCTGCCACGTTTATTCCGCCGGGTACGACATTGTCAACAGCCTGGACGCCGTGCTGGAACAGTTCGACTCCGTGCTGGGCCTGGAACGCCTGCACGCCATCCACCTGAACGACAGCATGACGCCTTTCTCCTCCTTCAAGGACCACCATGAAACCATCGGCAAGGGGAGCCTGGGAGAACAGGCCTTCATCAACATCATCAACCATCCTTCCCTCCGGGAAGTGCCCTTTTTCCTGGAAACGCCCCGGGACGACGCCGGGCACGGCGAGGAAATAGCCTGGCTGAAAGAACATTACCGCGGCTGAGCGTGATTCCCGGATCAACCGGGTTGCCTGTGATGGAGAAAAAGCTTGCATGCGCGCCGGATACGGGATACATAAGGCCTGTAAATTAGTTTAAACTAATTCCAATATCTGCTTTTCAAGGCAGAACCCATCCGGCTTTTATGAAAGAAATGCGCATCGCAAAAATAACAGGGCGTGAAATTCTGGATTCACGCGGCAACCCCACCATTGAGGCGGACGTTTATCTGGAAGGCGGAGCCACAGGCACGGCGGGCGTCCCCAGCGGAGCTTCCACCGGGGAACATGAAGCCTGGGAACTCAGGGACGGCGACACGGCCCGCTACCAGGGCAAAGGCGTCACCAAAGCTGTGGACAATATCCGCAACGTCATCGCCCCGGCCCTGATCGGCCTGGAAGCGACGGAACAAACCACGGCGGACGCCCTCATGAGCTCCCTGGACGGCACCTTCAACAAGGCCAAACTGGGAGCCAACGCCATTCTGGGCGTTTCCCTGGCGCTTGCCAAGGCGGCGGCGGCCCAGCTGCAACAGCCCCTGTACCGCTACCTGGGCGGTCCGAACGCCAAGGTTCTGCCCGTCCCCATGATGAACATCATCAATGGGGGCGCCCACTCCGACGCGCCCATCGACTTCCAGGAATTCATGATCGTTCCGTCCGGCGCGCCTACTTTCCGGGAAGCCCTGCGCTATGGCGCGGAAGTCTTCCATGCCCTGAAATCCGTCCTGCACAGCCGCGGCCTTTCCACCGCCGTGGGTGATGAAGGCGGCTTCGCCCCCAGGCTGAACTCCGCGGAAGACGCGCTGGACTGCATCGCCCAGGCCGTGGACAAGGCCGGCTACCGGTTCGGGGAGGATATTTCCATTGCCCTGGACGTGGCTTCCTCCGAATTCTACGATCCGGAATCCGGACTGTACGTTTTCAAGAAGTCCGACGGCAGCCGCAGAACCGCCGCGGAACTGACGGATTACTACGTGGAACTGAAGAAGAAATACCCCATCGTCTCCATTGAGGACGGCTGTGCGGAAAACGACTGGGACGGCTGGAAAATCCTGACGGAAAAACTGGGCAAAAGCACCCAGCTCGTCGGGGACGACCTCTTCGTCACCAACGTTGAATTCCTCAGAAAAGGCATTCATCTGGGCGTGGGCAACTCCATTCTGGTGAAGGTAAACCAGATCGGCTCCCTGACGGAGACGCTGGATGCCGTGGAGCTGGCCATGGGCAACCGCTACACCGCCGTTATTTCCCACCGCTCCGGGGAAACGGAAGACGCCACCATCGCGGACATCGCCGTGGGGACCAACGCCGGCCAGATCAAGACCGGCTCCCTGAGCCGTTCCGACCGCATGGCCAAATACAACCGCCTTCTCCGGATTGAGGAGGAACTGGGGGAATCCGCCCGCTACGGCAACGGATTCGGCCTGTTCTGACCTCTTTTGCCGGAACTGGTATAAAGCAACCCAAATCCCCGGTCGTCGTGAGGCGGCGCGGGGATTTTTCATTCTCCGGGGTAATTGCATCCTTTTCTTTGGGACAAAATATGCAATGCTGGGCTTTCGGATTCCGCATTGCCAAAAAGCCCCATCTCCGTTCCGCGCCATGTCTCCCAGCCTTTCCCTGCCCACACGCCCCCTGCTGTGCGCGGCACTGGCGTACCTGGCGCTTCCTCTGGGCCTCTTCCTGTGGGGATGGCTGCATCCCGCCTTCTCCGTTCCGCTTTGCGCCGCACTGGCGTATGGATTGTACGCCTGCACCCGGAATCTTCCGGAACAACGGCTTCCTCTGAAAGCCCGCGGACTGGCCGTGCTGGGCTTTCTGTCCGCCTTCTGCCTGCTGCTGGTGCTGCTGTGCGGCTTCACGGGCCACTGCCAGCAGCACGCGGACTTTGCAGTCCGCAACGCCGTTTACGAACAGCTTGCGGCAGGCTCCTGGCCCCTCGTCATGTCGGACGGGCGCCACTTCATCTACTATCTGGGCCATTGGCTGCCTCCTGCGCTGGCCGCCTCCTGCTGTCCGGATGCATGGGCTCCCTGGCTGCTGGCCCTGTGGACCTTCCTGGGGCTGGAACTGGCGCTGCTGGCGGCTGCCTCCCGCTGGGGCGTCCGGCAAACGGCCTGGTGGGCGCTGGTTCTCTTCTGCCTGGGATCTCCGGCAGCGGCGCTGGACTGCCTGGGAATGCCCCTCCCCTCCCTGTTCGCGGAATACAATGCCCAGATGGTGCTGTTCATCGGCATGCCCGCCCAACTCTTCAACACGTTCAACCATGCCGTTCCGGCGCTGTTGTGCGCCGTGCTTATTCTGACCCGCTCCCTGCCTGCCGCGGGATATTATTTCATGGGGGCATTGCTGCTGCCGTCCTCCCCGCTGGGCGCTCTTCTGCTCCTTCCGTACATAGTGTATGAAACCCTGTTCTGCCGCCCAACGGAGCAGGCTCCTCCTTCCCGGCTCCGGTCCCTCCTGCTCCAGCCGGCTTTCTGGGTTGCCGCCCTGTGCGCGGCGGTCATGGCCGTCTTTTATGCCCATCTGGACGGTGGGGGGCAATTTTCCTGCCTTTTTGCCGGGAAGTATGCGGAAATCTACCACTACGGCCAGCAGCGGCTGCTGCTCTATCCCGGCTCCGTCAAATACGCCAGTTTCCTGCTGGCTCTGGCCCTGGGCGTTCTGCTGCCGGGTGCGCTGCTCTTCCAAGCATGCCGGAGGAATCCGCTGTACTACATCACGCTGGGGATAATGGCAGGCAGCCTCTTTTTCCGCACGGGCATCATGAATAATGAACTTCTCTTTAAAGCCCCGGCGGTCCTCTATCCCTTCCTCTCCCTGCTCTTTCTCCATGCCTTCCGCCAGGGGGGCACGAAATACCGGACACTCCTGATTCTTTACCTGGCCTGCACGGCCCTTCCGTCCCTGCAATGCATGATGGAAAAAGCGGGTACGTTCTCCACCCGGGCGAGCACTATGCAGGAGCATCAGCTGACGGCGCACGGCGGCATGCTTGACCGCCGGAAAGACCCCGTCTGCCGCCAATTCGTCAAAAAGGACGACCATCCCCTCCCCGCCTGGCTGTTCAAGACCGGAACAAGGCCATAACGTCACGGCGGCGGGAATCAATCCAGCCTGATGCCGAACATGTCCGACAGGGACCCGGCATCCTTGTCCAGCGCGTCTTCTCCTCCGGGAACGGCTTCCGGAGCCTTCGGAATCAGGACGGAGGCGTCCATTCCGCGCAGGGTGAACAGCAGTTCCGGCTGTTCGTCCAGCATCACGCCGAAGGCGTACAGGACCGCGGACGCATGCTTGCACAAATCCGCCCAGTCCGGGCAGGAACAGGAAAAACGCCACTCTTCCGGCGCAGGGAACAGGCCGCCCTCCGGATCGCACAGGATTTCCAGCAGCTCCGGGGAAAGGTTCCCCTTCAGCAAGTCAATCCAGGAACCGATATGCCCGGCGCACCGCGCACGCAACCGGGCAAGCGCCTCTTCATCCGGAGGGGCGGCATGCACGCGGACCTCATACAAATGCTCCCCCATCACCAGCGCGTCAATGCGGCCGGGAGCCGCTTTCACGTCCAGAACGCAGCCATAGCGCAAATAAGTACGCCCGGGGGCCAGCCGCATGCCGTACACCTCGCACGCGGCCAGGCTCTTCATCCATTCCTTTCCCCAGAACTTTTTCGCCAGATTTCGCCCGGAAGCCGTCACGGGATGCAGCTCCATCCCCTCCGCGGCCAGTTCCGCCGCCTTCTCCTCCGCGCGTTTCCGCAAATCCGCCCGTTTCAGGGGCTTTTCATCATCCATGCACACGGAGCCATAGTAACATATGCGGCCCTCTTGCCACAGGCAAAAGGCAGCCATGCGCCGTTTCCCTTTTTCTTCCGGCCTCATTCCGGTTTTCCAGGCACACGGATTTTCTCCCGTTCCGCGGAATCTGCCTCCATTACCCATTTCAGGCTTTTAAAACGGAAGCTCCTGGGGCACAACATGTGGGTCATGTGGAAAGGCAGATTTTCTAAACCCACCGCTGATCTGGTACAACGCTACGGCGAATCCGTCTCCTATGACTGGAGGCTCTTCCGCCAGGACATTGCCGGATCCATCGCCCATGCGCGGGCACAGCTCAAGGCAGGGCTGCTTTCGCAGGAGGAATTCAGCGCCATTGAATCCGGCCTGAAGGATATCCTGAAGGACATAGAGGCAGGCAGCTTCACCTGGAGCCGTGAGCTGGAAGACGTGCACATGAACATTGAAAGCGAGCTGACCCGCCGCATCGGCGCGCCGGGAGCCAAGCTGCATACGGCACGCTCCCGCAACGACCAGGTGGCCACGGATACGCGGCTTTACTGCCGCGCGGAGATTGATGAAATCCTGGAAAAAGTGCGCCACCTCCAACGGGCCCTGGTTATGAAGGCGAAGGAATACGCGGACGCCATGATGCCGGGGTACACCCACCTGCAGCGCGCCCAGCCCGTCACGATGGGCCACCATTTGCTGGCTTACGTGGAAATGCTGAACCGGGACGCAGACCGCCTCACGGACTGCCGCAGGCGCCTGAACGTTTCCCCGCTGGGTTCCGGAGCCATCGCCGGTTCCACCATCTGCCTGGACCGCCACGGAATTGCCGCGGAACTGGGCTTTGACGCCGTAACGGAGAATTCCATGGATGCGATTGCGGACCGGGATTACATCATGGAAACCCTCTTTGACCTGGCCGTGATCGGCGCGCACCTTTCCCGCATGAGCGAGGACGTCATCCTGTGGTGCACGGCGGAATTCGGCTTTGCCACCCTTTCTGACGCCCATACGACGGGCTCCTCCCTGATGCCCCAGAAAAAGAATCCGGACGTGGCGGAACTGACCCGCGGCAAGACGGGACGCCTGTACGGCAACCTTACCGCCGTGATGGTGGCCGTCAAGGGGCTGCCCCTGACCTACAACCGCGATCTCCAGGAAGACAAGGAACCCCTCTTCGATTCCATTGACACGATCAAGCTGGCCCTGGACGTCAACGCGGAGATGATGGCCGCCATGACGGTCAACACGGCCCGAGCCCTGGAAGCGGCTTCCGATCCCATGCTGCTGGCTACGGACCTGGCGGACTACCTGGTTCGCCGCGGCGTTCCCTTCCGGAAGGCTCACGAACTGGTTGGAAAAGCCGTCGCCATGAGCATTTCCACGGGTACGCCCCTCAACCAGTTGAGCGACGAACAGTTCGCCTCCATTTCAGACGCGTACGGAACGGACGCGCGCGACGTATTTGAATTGACAAAAGCCTTCGCCCAGCGTACCAACCCGGGGGCTCCCAATTCCGGGAACACCCGCCGCCGCATCGCCTACTGGGAAGACATTCTTTCCAAATAACACTGCCTGCGGGGAGCGGACGGAACGGGGAACCTGCCGTCCGTCTCCGCGGCGCGCCTCCGGGTGCAGGAAGGGGACGTTTTACACCCCTCCGGCGGCGGCATTCCACCGCAGCCGGCCAACATCCCGGCAGCCATGTTCAG
This portion of the Akkermansia massiliensis genome encodes:
- a CDS encoding permease, giving the protein MIQDFADWLVYGVLEFTPHTRLGEAVNFFVYDTVKILFLLYAISLFMGVVNAYFPVERIRVFLTTKKLYGFQYFFAALFGAVTPFCSCSSIPLFIGFVKGGIPLGVTFAFLITSPLVNEVAIALFLGAFGVKITVIYAVSGILLGMMGGAVLERFRLERYLSPWIRGLLVQSGEESGAWERKGTPFRKRWAVIMHDAWEIVKGVALYVVIGIAMGAAVHGYVPEGFFEASMSREHWWAVPVAVICAVPMYANAAAIVPVIQVFVAKGVPIGTAIAFMMATVGLSVPEAALLKKVMTWKLIWIFFGTVTAFIILSGYVFNILIAP
- a CDS encoding MTH895/ArsE family thioredoxin-like protein; its protein translation is MKRIVIYGPGCAKCTALAQVTEQVMRELCLEPLPEKVTDAAQLAAAGVLETPALEVDGRILVSGTVPSRDEIRRMLQKALQADSPEKGCCSGRPEDSRAVKGNLPHPEAGSCGCGGGGCCGSASFKRKGGWKRAAVWAAALLILLAVVKMMNHRERSGGGEPPRPSVSAER
- a CDS encoding ArsR/SmtB family transcription factor encodes the protein MSDCSCTSSSRPVHSVKELEPLAGVFKALGHPVRLMIVEMLLDGERCVCELQKDSGRDMSTVSSHLNVLKNSRIVSCEQRGKNVYYSLCCPCLSSVLSCLQESPALKG
- a CDS encoding deoxyribonuclease IV, with product MLYIGCHLSSAKGYEAMGRVALSIGANTFQFFSRNPRGSKAKAIDEPDIARFLKLAEDNGFSTLLAHAPYTLNPCSADPKVTRFAAQVLREDLELMEHLPGNLYNFHPGSHVGQGVEKGIELVADQLNGVLAPDQKTTVLLETMSGKGSELGKTFEELAAIIERVDLKEKLGVCLDTCHVYSAGYDIVNSLDAVLEQFDSVLGLERLHAIHLNDSMTPFSSFKDHHETIGKGSLGEQAFINIINHPSLREVPFFLETPRDDAGHGEEIAWLKEHYRG
- the eno gene encoding phosphopyruvate hydratase codes for the protein MKEMRIAKITGREILDSRGNPTIEADVYLEGGATGTAGVPSGASTGEHEAWELRDGDTARYQGKGVTKAVDNIRNVIAPALIGLEATEQTTADALMSSLDGTFNKAKLGANAILGVSLALAKAAAAQLQQPLYRYLGGPNAKVLPVPMMNIINGGAHSDAPIDFQEFMIVPSGAPTFREALRYGAEVFHALKSVLHSRGLSTAVGDEGGFAPRLNSAEDALDCIAQAVDKAGYRFGEDISIALDVASSEFYDPESGLYVFKKSDGSRRTAAELTDYYVELKKKYPIVSIEDGCAENDWDGWKILTEKLGKSTQLVGDDLFVTNVEFLRKGIHLGVGNSILVKVNQIGSLTETLDAVELAMGNRYTAVISHRSGETEDATIADIAVGTNAGQIKTGSLSRSDRMAKYNRLLRIEEELGESARYGNGFGLF
- a CDS encoding SWIM zinc finger family protein, with amino-acid sequence MDDEKPLKRADLRKRAEEKAAELAAEGMELHPVTASGRNLAKKFWGKEWMKSLAACEVYGMRLAPGRTYLRYGCVLDVKAAPGRIDALVMGEHLYEVRVHAAPPDEEALARLRARCAGHIGSWIDLLKGNLSPELLEILCDPEGGLFPAPEEWRFSCSCPDWADLCKHASAVLYAFGVMLDEQPELLFTLRGMDASVLIPKAPEAVPGGEDALDKDAGSLSDMFGIRLD
- the argH gene encoding argininosuccinate lyase, giving the protein MWKGRFSKPTADLVQRYGESVSYDWRLFRQDIAGSIAHARAQLKAGLLSQEEFSAIESGLKDILKDIEAGSFTWSRELEDVHMNIESELTRRIGAPGAKLHTARSRNDQVATDTRLYCRAEIDEILEKVRHLQRALVMKAKEYADAMMPGYTHLQRAQPVTMGHHLLAYVEMLNRDADRLTDCRRRLNVSPLGSGAIAGSTICLDRHGIAAELGFDAVTENSMDAIADRDYIMETLFDLAVIGAHLSRMSEDVILWCTAEFGFATLSDAHTTGSSLMPQKKNPDVAELTRGKTGRLYGNLTAVMVAVKGLPLTYNRDLQEDKEPLFDSIDTIKLALDVNAEMMAAMTVNTARALEAASDPMLLATDLADYLVRRGVPFRKAHELVGKAVAMSISTGTPLNQLSDEQFASISDAYGTDARDVFELTKAFAQRTNPGAPNSGNTRRRIAYWEDILSK